In the Pseudomonas orientalis genome, one interval contains:
- a CDS encoding FecR domain-containing protein has product MNVSTQVAEQAVHWLLQMQQGALTPRQQAAWQQWLEAHSEHQRAWDQIQRVNQRLRGLPSPLAHAALNAPTSTSRRQALKLLLILGAGSAAAWSLRQQPILPPLTADYRSPVGQRRSVQLADGSQLQLNTGSAVDVHFDGHQRLIRLLEGEILLTARAGTTPLRVLTGQGLLTSQAARLNVRQFNDHTQLAVLDGHVEVMPNHYSGLPLRVDAAHQINYTRKGWDSPRPTDTNSGAWADGMLVAAHMRLEDFLGELGRYRRGQLNCDPQVANLLLSGSYPLDDSERILDLLEVSLPVTVRRFTRYWVTVQARA; this is encoded by the coding sequence ATGAACGTCTCGACCCAGGTGGCTGAACAAGCCGTGCACTGGTTGCTGCAAATGCAGCAAGGCGCGCTCACCCCACGCCAACAAGCAGCCTGGCAGCAATGGCTGGAGGCACATAGTGAACACCAGCGCGCGTGGGACCAGATCCAGCGCGTTAACCAGCGCCTGCGCGGCCTGCCCTCGCCCCTGGCGCACGCGGCGTTGAATGCCCCGACATCCACCAGTCGGCGCCAGGCGCTGAAGCTGCTGTTGATCCTCGGCGCCGGTTCGGCGGCAGCCTGGAGCCTGCGCCAGCAACCTATTTTGCCGCCGTTGACGGCTGACTACCGCAGCCCTGTCGGCCAGCGTCGCAGCGTGCAGTTGGCCGACGGCAGCCAGTTGCAGCTCAACACCGGCAGTGCGGTGGATGTGCATTTCGATGGCCACCAGCGCCTGATCCGCCTGCTCGAAGGTGAAATCCTGCTGACCGCTCGCGCAGGTACCACGCCGCTGCGCGTGCTGACCGGCCAGGGTTTGCTCACCAGCCAGGCGGCGCGCCTGAACGTGCGTCAGTTCAATGACCATACCCAATTGGCGGTGCTCGATGGCCATGTCGAAGTGATGCCCAACCATTACAGCGGCCTGCCGTTGAGGGTGGACGCTGCGCATCAGATCAATTACACCCGCAAAGGCTGGGACAGCCCTCGCCCCACCGACACCAACAGCGGCGCCTGGGCTGACGGCATGCTGGTGGCCGCGCATATGCGCCTGGAAGATTTCCTCGGCGAACTCGGGCGCTACCGCCGCGGCCAGCTCAATTGCGACCCGCAGGTGGCAAACCTGCTGCTGTCCGGCAGTTATCCGCTGGATGACAGCGAACGCATTCTCGACTTGCTGGAAGTCAGCCTGCCGGTAACCGTGCGGCGCTTTACCCGCTATTGGGTGACGGTTCAGGCCCGTGCGTGA